From one Cytobacillus sp. IB215665 genomic stretch:
- a CDS encoding GNAT family N-acetyltransferase, with product MKVIETDRLILRWVEYSDDAFILTLLNEPGWIQYIGDKGIKTLDDAKDYIASGPRAMYEREGFGLFLTETKEDHTPIGLCGLIKRAGLEDVDIGFAFLADYQSKGYAYEAARGTVEFAKRLNLNRLVAITSKDNYSSAKLLGKLGMELEGYMTLPNDTEELKLFALNI from the coding sequence GTGAAAGTAATCGAAACTGATAGATTAATTCTTCGGTGGGTAGAATACAGTGATGATGCATTTATCCTAACATTATTGAATGAGCCTGGATGGATTCAATACATAGGAGATAAGGGAATTAAGACATTGGATGATGCGAAAGATTATATTGCATCTGGACCTCGAGCGATGTATGAACGAGAGGGTTTTGGCCTTTTCTTGACAGAGACTAAGGAAGATCACACTCCGATTGGTTTGTGTGGGCTGATTAAGAGGGCCGGTCTTGAGGATGTGGATATTGGTTTCGCATTTCTGGCTGACTATCAATCTAAAGGCTATGCGTATGAGGCAGCTAGAGGGACAGTGGAATTTGCTAAAAGACTGAACTTAAACCGTCTTGTAGCAATCACCTCGAAAGATAACTACTCGTCTGCCAAATTATTAGGGAAGCTTGGCATGGAGCTTGAAGGGTATATGACACTTCCAAATGATACGGAAGAGCTTAAATTATTTGCTTTGAATATATAA
- a CDS encoding flavodoxin family protein — MDKDDSSDNMKIIKKGMLTADYIIVASPVYGHNVSGDTKAFIDRITYWTHLLRLTGKPGTVVSSCSNNGMQFVYAYLRKIVNYLGLYIVEKIGLDHETQITDSQLTGFASNIYDYINETKKVKSTDELEHVFQPRFKVCIQ, encoded by the coding sequence ATTGACAAAGATGATAGTAGTGATAACATGAAAATTATAAAAAAGGGTATGCTCACTGCAGACTATATTATTGTTGCAAGTCCAGTTTACGGTCACAATGTCTCAGGTGATACGAAAGCTTTTATCGATAGAATAACCTATTGGACACATTTATTAAGATTAACTGGAAAACCAGGGACTGTAGTGTCCTCATGTTCAAATAATGGTATGCAATTTGTTTATGCGTATTTACGTAAAATTGTTAATTATCTAGGGCTCTATATTGTTGAAAAAATAGGTCTTGATCATGAAACTCAAATTACAGATTCTCAGTTAACAGGTTTTGCTTCTAATATTTATGATTATATTAATGAAACCAAAAAAGTCAAAAGTACAGACGAATTAGAACACGTCTTCCAACCAAGGTTTAAAGTATGTATACAGTGA
- a CDS encoding TetR/AcrR family transcriptional regulator, with protein MLREERKKELKKQIFLKSIELFKEYGYDNVTVENIASSCGIAKGTFFNYFPKKEHVLLYLGHSQNDLFQEIIKKHQDLKIKNKLLLIFKELLSVYLENTDLLKLTLSETIRSALKDETRNIGFFKESLAELLEDAITNDMLPTHFSSKTIASVLIGIYFNTLISWSVNEGQSNDIFTIFQDQFEVVWQGIDGGSKYENLH; from the coding sequence ATGTTACGTGAAGAACGAAAAAAAGAATTAAAAAAACAGATATTCCTTAAATCAATTGAATTGTTTAAAGAATATGGGTATGACAATGTGACAGTTGAAAATATTGCTTCTTCATGTGGAATCGCTAAAGGAACATTTTTTAATTACTTTCCGAAGAAGGAACACGTTTTATTGTATTTGGGTCATTCTCAGAATGATTTATTTCAAGAGATCATAAAAAAACATCAAGATTTAAAAATTAAAAATAAGCTTCTACTTATTTTTAAGGAACTATTATCCGTCTATTTGGAAAATACTGATCTCCTAAAGCTTACGCTATCTGAAACCATTAGATCAGCATTAAAGGATGAAACAAGGAATATTGGTTTTTTTAAAGAAAGCTTAGCTGAATTGCTTGAAGACGCTATAACAAACGACATGTTACCTACACATTTTTCCTCAAAGACGATTGCCTCAGTACTAATAGGAATCTATTTTAATACTTTAATTAGTTGGTCTGTTAATGAAGGCCAAAGTAACGATATCTTTACTATTTTCCAAGATCAGTTTGAAGTGGTTTGGCAAGGAATTGATGGAGGCTCGAAGTACGAAAACCTACATTAG
- a CDS encoding NAD(P)H-dependent oxidoreductase produces MKTLVVIAHPNIETSVVNNRWVEELKKHPEQYTIHEIYKVYPDGKIDVEREQKLVESHGNLIFQFPIFWFNCPPLLKQWMDDVLAHGWAFGQGGDNLQGRKLALAVSAGIRNEDYSDNGRYQFTLEQILVPFKTTALYCKADYRSFFAFYGAEYEPSKSEIEQSAHDYLEFLKAL; encoded by the coding sequence ATGAAGACTCTTGTTGTCATAGCACACCCAAATATAGAAACATCCGTTGTTAATAATAGATGGGTTGAAGAATTAAAAAAACACCCTGAACAATATACTATCCATGAGATATATAAAGTTTATCCTGATGGAAAAATAGATGTAGAAAGAGAACAAAAATTGGTTGAATCTCATGGAAATCTTATTTTTCAGTTCCCTATCTTTTGGTTTAATTGCCCACCTCTTCTTAAACAATGGATGGACGATGTTTTAGCTCACGGATGGGCCTTTGGTCAAGGAGGAGATAATTTACAAGGTCGTAAGCTTGCTCTTGCTGTATCTGCCGGAATAAGAAATGAAGATTACAGTGATAATGGAAGATATCAATTCACACTTGAACAGATTTTAGTTCCATTTAAAACAACTGCTTTATATTGCAAAGCAGATTATCGTTCGTTCTTTGCGTTTTATGGAGCAGAATATGAACCATCCAAGAGTGAAATTGAACAAAGTGCTCATGATTATCTAGAATTTCTTAAGGCACTATAA
- a CDS encoding lanthionine synthetase LanC family protein translates to MKIASNGYYKNLDGLCHGNFGTVELFLHYFELTRDSYYLNCTKIIANEVIKHSKSNNGYRVDSIDGFPNISLFNGLSGIGYQFLRIHSNNQVPSVLTMGSV, encoded by the coding sequence ATGAAAATTGCAAGCAACGGGTATTACAAAAATCTTGATGGACTTTGTCATGGCAATTTTGGTACGGTAGAATTGTTTTTACATTATTTTGAACTAACAAGAGATAGTTACTACCTTAACTGTACAAAAATTATAGCAAATGAAGTAATAAAACATTCAAAGTCTAATAACGGATATAGAGTAGATTCAATAGATGGTTTTCCAAATATTTCATTGTTTAATGGATTATCAGGAATTGGATATCAATTTTTGAGAATTCATTCCAATAATCAAGTACCTTCAGTCTTAACTATGGGGAGTGTATAA
- a CDS encoding winged helix-turn-helix transcriptional regulator, with product MSETCVPTGVELKSTDFGYTLSLIGGKYKMIIMYWLFENKVMRHNELKRCIATIPFKTLSVMLKELERDDLIIRKEFPQIPPKVEYSLSERGLSLIPLLDMMCEWGEKNRLSVSEVGK from the coding sequence GTGAGTGAAACATGCGTTCCAACTGGTGTTGAGTTAAAAAGTACTGATTTTGGTTATACACTGTCCTTGATAGGCGGTAAATATAAAATGATTATTATGTATTGGCTTTTTGAAAATAAGGTTATGCGTCATAATGAGTTGAAAAGGTGTATTGCTACAATTCCATTTAAAACGTTAAGTGTCATGTTGAAAGAGCTTGAAAGAGATGATCTCATTATACGAAAAGAGTTTCCCCAAATACCTCCAAAAGTTGAATATTCATTATCTGAACGAGGGCTTTCCCTCATTCCGTTATTAGATATGATGTGCGAGTGGGGAGAGAAAAATCGTTTGTCAGTCTCCGAAGTTGGCAAGTAG
- a CDS encoding collagen-like protein — protein MKGEQGPQGEIGFQGPPGEQGPQGDSSGSQVVLLQSLLATKSNIEAVVEKEVSKISDLYNVMKFEEQQKLLDETLKMIDEKLMVLLNQSMEAKKQAVAKKKKWWKFWS, from the coding sequence TTGAAAGGGGAACAAGGGCCACAAGGAGAAATAGGTTTTCAGGGACCACCAGGAGAACAAGGGCCACAAGGGGATAGTTCGGGCAGTCAGGTTGTCCTTTTGCAATCATTATTGGCAACAAAGAGCAATATCGAAGCGGTTGTGGAAAAGGAAGTCTCCAAAATAAGTGATTTATACAACGTTATGAAGTTTGAAGAACAGCAGAAACTATTAGACGAAACATTAAAGATGATTGATGAAAAGCTAATGGTGTTGCTGAATCAAAGTATGGAAGCAAAGAAACAAGCCGTAGCCAAGAAAAAAAAATGGTGGAAATTTTGGTCATAA
- a CDS encoding site-2 protease family protein codes for MKPVSAIPLFIMVIYVLSLIMDFQENFYRGIFLLLSMFVFLLLHEIGHVIAGKIAGFDFEFVILGPIKIYKSNGKLKIFQNDNWELAGGVTRSYLTNKTKIRKKLIIYTAGGPLISIMLATLFLTLGSIFNIEFLNTFFLINILISLATLLPLGDENNKTDGKELLTLLKNDLNTKKYLNTFLIMNELLSVRRPKDWDIKTVEYLKNNLMTSDNSFEYKEHVHTLIYYQGMDVDTNEERLLTLKELMRFDPSKDLKEILNSSRIMVEFLNSQNNLDYYKLKSLYSKLDPSNNVNEYGFLRAKCIIDFLDGELQTAKKELNKLNTLQQDLFNVTIVNPGYFILENELLDELKTKIKIGSVRE; via the coding sequence TTGAAACCAGTTTCTGCTATTCCTTTGTTTATTATGGTAATTTATGTTCTTTCTTTAATTATGGATTTCCAAGAGAATTTCTATAGAGGTATCTTTTTGTTACTTTCTATGTTTGTATTTCTCTTGTTACATGAAATTGGACATGTAATAGCTGGAAAAATAGCGGGATTCGATTTTGAATTTGTTATTCTAGGCCCAATTAAAATTTATAAATCTAATGGGAAATTAAAGATTTTTCAAAATGATAATTGGGAATTGGCTGGAGGAGTAACACGGTCTTATTTGACCAATAAGACAAAGATAAGAAAAAAATTAATAATTTATACTGCTGGTGGCCCATTAATAAGTATAATGTTAGCAACACTGTTTTTAACATTGGGTTCTATTTTTAATATAGAGTTTCTGAACACTTTCTTTCTTATAAATATATTAATATCTTTAGCAACACTTCTTCCACTTGGTGATGAAAACAATAAAACTGACGGAAAAGAGTTACTAACTTTATTGAAAAATGATTTAAATACAAAAAAGTATTTAAACACTTTTCTTATAATGAATGAACTTTTAAGTGTGAGAAGACCAAAAGATTGGGATATTAAGACAGTAGAATATTTAAAGAATAATTTAATGACATCTGATAATTCCTTTGAGTATAAGGAACATGTTCATACTTTAATTTATTATCAAGGGATGGATGTCGATACCAATGAAGAACGTTTATTAACTTTAAAGGAGTTAATGCGTTTTGACCCTAGTAAAGACTTAAAAGAAATATTAAACTCATCACGGATCATGGTTGAATTTCTTAACTCACAAAATAACTTAGATTACTATAAACTAAAAAGTTTATATAGTAAACTAGATCCTTCAAACAATGTTAACGAATATGGGTTTTTAAGAGCTAAATGTATTATCGACTTTTTAGATGGAGAGTTACAAACAGCCAAAAAAGAGTTAAATAAATTGAATACTTTGCAGCAAGACCTTTTTAATGTAACTATAGTTAATCCTGGTTATTTTATATTAGAGAATGAATTGTTAGATGAGTTAAAGACAAAGATTAAAATAGGTAGTGTAAGAGAGTAA